A region of the Curtobacterium flaccumfaciens pv. betae genome:
ATGCTGCAGCAGACGCAGGTCGCGCGCGTGATCCCCCGTCTGGAGGCGTGGCTCACCCGGTGGCCAACGCCTCGCGACCTCGCGGACTCGCCGCCGTCCGAGGCGGTGCGCGCCTGGGACCGGCTCGGCTACCCGAGGCGCGCGCTCGCGCTCCACGCGGCGGCGACCGCGATCGCGACCCACCACGGCAACGTCGTGCCGCGCGACGTCGACGCGCTGCTCGCACTGCCGGGCATCGGCGACTACACCGCGCGGGCCGTCGCGGTCTTCGCGTACGGCGACCGGCACCCGGTCGTGGACGTCAACGTGCGCCGTGTGCTCGCTCGTGCGGTCCTCGGCCAGGGCGAACCCGGGCCGGCGAAGGCGAAGCAGGACCTCCCGCTGATGGAGTCCGTGCTGCCGGCGGACCGCGACGACGCAGCCGCCACGAACGCGGCCGTGATGGAGCTCGGCGCGCTCGTGTGCGTGTCCCGCTCCCCCGCGTGCGATGCGTGCCCGATCGCGGACCGCTGCGCGTGGCGTGCGGCCGGGTACCCGGAGCACGACGGGCCGCGGGCTCCGCGGCAGGCGAGGT
Encoded here:
- a CDS encoding A/G-specific adenine glycosylase produces the protein MDKPTARRGVQEPATPERPDIATQLIAWFRQQARDLPWRRPGFPAWGTLVSEIMLQQTQVARVIPRLEAWLTRWPTPRDLADSPPSEAVRAWDRLGYPRRALALHAAATAIATHHGNVVPRDVDALLALPGIGDYTARAVAVFAYGDRHPVVDVNVRRVLARAVLGQGEPGPAKAKQDLPLMESVLPADRDDAAATNAAVMELGALVCVSRSPACDACPIADRCAWRAAGYPEHDGPRAPRQARFAGSDRQVRGLIMAELRASDVPVTRSEIEPVWPDADQRDRALASLLRDGLAVGDDASGYQLPGI